GGACCTGCGCCTCGGTGACTCCAAGGCTGGCCTCAAGGTCGGGGAACGCCGGCAGGTAGAGATCGATGGTGAACGGTCCCAAGGCGGTGAGGGCACCGAGGAGCAGGATGTACAGCAGCCTCTGCCGGCGGCTCAGGGCGTCGCCCGGATTGGGGTGAGTGGTCACGGAGACCAATCCTAGGCGTGCGGGGTTCCTGTTTACCGTGGGACCGGCGCGCCGTTCCGGGTGTGGCAGGCGCGCCGTGAGGCCGGAGGGGGAAGTCTGGCCGGAAGCTGAATGGTAGTTTTGGGGGCGGGACCATGCCTGTGCACGCTCCCGCAGAACACGGAAGCCGAATCGACCATCCAACATGTAAGGCGGGAACCGATGAGCGGACGACACACCGGGCGCACCAGCCAGGGACTGCGCATCACCGCGCTGCCCAAAACGCTGAAACTACTTTTTCGCCTCGCGCCCCGCCAACTCAACGACGAAATCGCCTTCCTCAAGGTCGAACTCAAACGCAAGGGCATCCAGGTAGGGGTAGCGGCAGCATTCCTCGCCGTCGCCCTCGTTTTTGTGGCCTTCCTGGTGGTGGGCCTCATCGTGGCGGCCATCATGGGCCTTGCCACCATCATGCCGGCCTGGCTCGCGGCACTGCTGGTCTGCGCGCTGTTCCTGATCATCGCCCTCATCGGGGCACTGATCGGCGTGCGGAAACTTAAGAAGGCCATGCCCCTGATGCCCGAGGAAACCATCCGGGGAATCAAATACGATCTGGGGATCGCCAAAGAAGGCTCGGACTTCAACGCTGCCCTGCTTGATCCGGCGAGTCCCGAGGCCAAGGCCGCAAAGGCTGCCAAGGATGAGGCCGCTGCCAAAGCCAAGGCGGAGAAGGAAGCCAAGGCCGAAGCCCAGAAGGTTGAGTTCCCGCACGCTTCCGAGCCGGAGCTTCACCGCCGGCTGGAACAGCGGCGGCGCCACATCGCCGAGGTCCGGGACGAACTCGACAGCGAGCTGGACGTCAAACCCCAGGTCAACTTCCTGGTGGATACCGCGAAAACAAAACTCGGCGAGGGCAAGGCAGCGCTGGCAAAAGGTACAAACGCCGCCGGCCAAAAATTCTCAGCACTGGCAGAGTCCACGGAAGGCGCGAACGTCCGTTGGACGCCACTGGCGGTGCTGGCGGCCTCAGCCACCGTTTTTGTGGTCCTGCTGCGCCGGTTGCTCCGGAATCCGTAACGGCCTGCAACATCCACGCTGTGCCTTGGTTCCACGTTCAGGCTGTTTCATAAGGAGGGGAGCGGAGTGAGGTTCATCGGCGCTGGTGCGCGTTCCGACCGCCCCCAGGTCGACCACGACCGCGTTTTCACCGTCCCCAACGCCCTGACGGTGCTTCGCTTCATGGGTGTTCCGCTTTTCATCTGGCTGGTCCTTGCGGAGCAGGAGTACGGGGTCGCCGTTGTTGTCCTGGCCGTGATGGCTGGTTCTGACTGGATTGACGGCTACGTCGCACGCCGTTTTGACCAGGCCTCCAAATTGGGCCGTGTGATCGATCCCCTCGCTGACCGGCTGGCCCTGATTGCGGTGGCAATCACCCTGGTCATCGCCGGCGTCGTTCATTGGCTCTACCTGGCTGCGCTCCTGGTGCCCGACGCCGTGCTCCTGGCACTGACCCTCTTCTTTTTTCATGGCCACCCGGACCTGCCCGTGAGCCGGATCGGCAAAGTCCGCACCGGGCTC
The window above is part of the Pseudarthrobacter sp. IC2-21 genome. Proteins encoded here:
- a CDS encoding phage holin family protein → MSGRHTGRTSQGLRITALPKTLKLLFRLAPRQLNDEIAFLKVELKRKGIQVGVAAAFLAVALVFVAFLVVGLIVAAIMGLATIMPAWLAALLVCALFLIIALIGALIGVRKLKKAMPLMPEETIRGIKYDLGIAKEGSDFNAALLDPASPEAKAAKAAKDEAAAKAKAEKEAKAEAQKVEFPHASEPELHRRLEQRRRHIAEVRDELDSELDVKPQVNFLVDTAKTKLGEGKAALAKGTNAAGQKFSALAESTEGANVRWTPLAVLAASATVFVVLLRRLLRNP
- a CDS encoding CDP-alcohol phosphatidyltransferase family protein gives rise to the protein MRFIGAGARSDRPQVDHDRVFTVPNALTVLRFMGVPLFIWLVLAEQEYGVAVVVLAVMAGSDWIDGYVARRFDQASKLGRVIDPLADRLALIAVAITLVIAGVVHWLYLAALLVPDAVLLALTLFFFHGHPDLPVSRIGKVRTGLLLLGTPLLVLSRLDSPFGGPLLVAAWIVLGLGLAGHWIAAYNYFWAILRKGRMQSHHPGEEHDGGSA